A region from the Candidatus Schekmanbacteria bacterium genome encodes:
- a CDS encoding class I SAM-dependent methyltransferase, translating to MGNFLEKYVDPALLQCKESFYDDWVTEKLDKCSILLDAGCGSGDYWQGRESRFLGKKVIGIDISRESIAENKIISIGAEGNLSQIPLKDESVQLIICRSVFEHLTEPQSVWSEFARILKPGGYVIISTQNKYHPVMFLSYLFPSEFRVFLKKRLLNMELDEGTYPTHYKCNTKWAFEKMSKAVGFEEEYYIHHTHGHGYWKSPLLRKTLGFMEMILSTKTFFIFRAHIVACYRKPL from the coding sequence ATGGGAAATTTTCTTGAAAAATATGTTGACCCTGCACTCCTTCAATGTAAAGAGTCATTTTATGATGATTGGGTTACAGAAAAACTTGATAAATGTTCCATCCTATTGGATGCAGGATGTGGAAGTGGTGATTATTGGCAAGGTAGAGAAAGTCGTTTTTTAGGGAAAAAAGTAATTGGAATAGATATTAGTAGAGAATCTATAGCAGAAAATAAAATAATTTCTATTGGAGCTGAAGGTAATCTTTCTCAAATTCCTTTGAAAGATGAATCAGTGCAACTGATTATATGTCGTTCTGTTTTTGAACATTTGACAGAACCGCAAAGCGTATGGTCAGAATTTGCAAGAATACTTAAACCGGGCGGTTATGTCATAATATCGACTCAAAATAAATACCATCCTGTAATGTTTCTAAGTTATCTATTCCCTTCAGAATTTAGAGTTTTTTTAAAGAAAAGATTGCTCAATATGGAGCTTGATGAAGGTACATATCCTACTCATTATAAATGTAATACTAAATGGGCTTTTGAAAAGATGTCAAAGGCAGTGGGGTTTGAAGAAGAGTATTATATTCATCATACTCATGGACATGGTTATTGGAAAAGCCCCTTGTTGCGAAAAACTTTGGGATTTATGGAAATGATTCTTAGCACAAAAACTTTTTTTATTTTTAGAGCTCATATCGTAGCTTGTTATAGAAAGCCTTTATAA
- a CDS encoding polysaccharide biosynthesis tyrosine autokinase yields the protein MDVAKKIETKLSLKDYFYIVKKRVWTVVLIAMFILVSVSIATFKQKKLYMAKSRILIEYSASNIVSFQDINKFSGYNEYFETQYEIIKSRMVALEVVDRLFPNENLTEDERIARADAIRAKIIVNPVKGTNLVDLAMMGPDPKEVARLVNLVTDVYIEKSLEDKVNSYKTASSWLDDQITSVIVKMKKAEFDLQKYREQKQIISPKIEERQSNVIAELNQVTRELQGLRSRKLELEIALKQIKELRDKGIDIDETTLPEVLQGTGIQAMRGQIYALTQTLYKLKTEFGEKHPEVLKVKAQIDAINKNIQTEIDKVINRINNQYELLKAKEKLYNERKKELNNTAIGLLERSIQYNILNREVEINRNLYDYLLKRAGEINVTGSMRFNNISLVDKATVPKKPISPNVPRNLILGAVVGLIFGLGFAFFLEYLDETIRSLEDVEHYLNLPILGFVPNIHSYMKKRSQRVSPELITYTHPKSTVSECYRAVRTNILFSTEVPPKVIMVTSSTPGEGKTVSAVNIAIAMAQSEKKVLLMDGDLRRSRIHDIFRLENKYGLSTLLTDENIDAFSLIVKSSITNLNILPSGPVPKNPAELLMKERMKSLIKIYKDNFDIIIIDAPPVVPVTDPSIISKYSDVVCLVVRSGVTAKNIVEKNAKRFLDLDVKRLNVLLNDVRKQDSDYYYSEYYYSYYKKEEELHQV from the coding sequence ATGGATGTTGCTAAGAAAATAGAAACTAAACTTTCACTGAAGGACTATTTTTACATAGTCAAAAAAAGAGTTTGGACAGTGGTCCTCATTGCAATGTTTATTCTTGTTTCTGTTTCCATTGCAACATTCAAGCAGAAAAAACTTTATATGGCAAAATCGAGAATTCTTATCGAATATTCTGCAAGCAATATAGTTTCTTTCCAAGATATCAATAAATTTTCTGGCTATAATGAATATTTTGAAACACAGTATGAAATTATAAAGAGCAGAATGGTTGCACTAGAAGTTGTTGACCGACTTTTTCCCAATGAGAATTTGACAGAAGACGAAAGAATAGCGAGAGCCGATGCAATTCGAGCAAAGATCATTGTCAATCCAGTTAAAGGGACAAATTTAGTTGATTTAGCTATGATGGGACCTGACCCAAAGGAAGTGGCGCGGTTGGTTAATTTAGTGACTGATGTTTATATCGAGAAAAGTTTGGAAGATAAGGTTAATAGTTATAAGACAGCTTCAAGCTGGCTTGATGACCAAATAACATCCGTTATTGTTAAGATGAAGAAAGCGGAATTTGATCTTCAAAAATACAGAGAACAGAAACAGATAATTTCACCAAAGATTGAAGAAAGACAGAGCAATGTAATTGCTGAATTGAATCAGGTGACAAGGGAGTTACAGGGACTTCGGTCGAGAAAATTAGAACTTGAAATAGCTTTAAAGCAGATTAAGGAATTAAGAGATAAAGGAATAGATATAGATGAAACGACATTGCCAGAAGTTTTACAGGGAACCGGAATTCAGGCAATGAGAGGGCAAATCTATGCTTTAACACAAACTTTGTATAAACTTAAAACAGAATTTGGAGAAAAACATCCTGAAGTTTTGAAAGTCAAGGCACAAATAGATGCGATTAATAAAAATATCCAAACAGAAATTGATAAAGTAATCAATAGAATCAATAATCAGTATGAATTACTGAAAGCAAAGGAGAAATTATACAATGAGAGAAAAAAGGAGCTAAATAATACTGCAATTGGATTATTGGAGAGGTCAATTCAATATAATATCTTAAACAGGGAAGTAGAGATAAACCGCAATCTCTATGACTACTTATTAAAGAGAGCAGGTGAAATAAATGTGACAGGAAGTATGCGCTTCAACAATATTAGTCTCGTTGATAAGGCAACAGTACCTAAAAAGCCTATAAGTCCCAATGTGCCAAGAAATCTCATTCTTGGAGCTGTTGTAGGACTTATATTCGGTTTAGGCTTTGCCTTTTTCCTTGAATATCTCGATGAAACAATCAGGTCTTTGGAAGATGTTGAGCATTATTTGAATCTTCCTATTTTGGGGTTTGTGCCAAATATACACAGCTATATGAAGAAAAGGTCACAACGAGTAAGTCCTGAATTGATAACATATACCCATCCAAAATCAACTGTCTCTGAATGTTACCGCGCTGTTAGGACAAATATCCTTTTCTCGACTGAAGTTCCACCAAAAGTTATAATGGTGACAAGTTCAACACCGGGCGAAGGGAAAACTGTTTCTGCAGTCAATATTGCAATAGCTATGGCTCAAAGTGAAAAAAAAGTATTATTGATGGATGGTGACCTGAGGCGTTCAAGGATTCATGACATTTTCCGCCTTGAAAATAAATATGGATTAAGCACACTACTCACAGATGAGAATATAGATGCTTTTTCGCTTATAGTGAAAAGCAGCATTACAAATCTCAATATTTTACCGAGTGGTCCGGTCCCAAAAAATCCAGCAGAGCTTTTGATGAAGGAAAGAATGAAGTCTTTGATTAAAATTTATAAAGATAACTTTGACATTATTATAATCGATGCGCCTCCTGTAGTGCCTGTAACTGATCCGTCGATAATTTCAAAATATTCAGATGTTGTTTGTCTTGTAGTAAGGAGCGGTGTAACAGCAAAGAATATTGTGGAAAAGAATGCAAAGAGATTTTTGGATTTAGATGTTAAGAGATTGAATGTTTTATTAAATGATGTGAGAAAACAAGATTCAGATTATTACTATTCAGAATATTATTACAGCTACTACAAAAAGGAAGAGGAGCTGCATCAGGTATAG